In a genomic window of Methanosarcina horonobensis HB-1 = JCM 15518:
- the mtbC gene encoding dimethylamine corrinoid protein MtbC, translating into MADIEGLLHEVADAVISCKKEKVLEAVEKARAELPPEEIIEKGLSAGMNQVGVLFERGKLFLPHVMMAADAMTAGVKLLEEGMPAGTQEKKLGIIVNGTVEGDVHDIGKSIVSTMLQSAGFEVHDIGRDVPIRNFVQKAKETGADMVGISSLMTTTLQGQREVIELLKEEGLRSRVKVMVGGAPATQAWADKIGADCYAENASEAVAKAKELLL; encoded by the coding sequence ATGGCAGATATTGAAGGTTTACTCCATGAGGTTGCTGATGCGGTAATCTCATGTAAAAAAGAAAAAGTGCTCGAAGCGGTTGAAAAAGCCAGGGCTGAGCTTCCGCCGGAAGAAATTATTGAAAAAGGGCTTTCTGCTGGCATGAACCAGGTAGGAGTTTTGTTTGAGAGGGGAAAACTCTTCCTGCCACATGTAATGATGGCAGCTGATGCAATGACTGCAGGTGTGAAATTGCTTGAAGAGGGAATGCCTGCAGGCACTCAGGAAAAGAAGCTCGGTATCATTGTAAACGGGACAGTCGAAGGCGACGTTCACGACATTGGCAAGTCAATCGTCTCTACAATGCTCCAGTCTGCCGGTTTTGAAGTCCACGACATAGGCAGGGACGTCCCTATCCGGAACTTTGTCCAGAAAGCAAAGGAAACCGGTGCTGACATGGTAGGGATCTCCTCGCTTATGACTACAACCCTGCAAGGGCAGAGGGAAGTTATCGAGCTCCTGAAAGAAGAAGGGCTGCGCAGCCGCGTTAAGGTCATGGTGGGCGGTGCCCCTGCAACCCAGGCATGGGCTGACAAAATAGGCGCAGACTGTTATGCAGAAAATGCAAGTGAAGCCGTGGCAAAGGCAAAAGAACTGCTGCTCTGA
- a CDS encoding tetratricopeptide repeat protein gives MVAKYERKKDSINATLSPSIKKRVIELVDSEEYSSMSDVVSQALNMLFAEIDMKNQTNDYAKKHQTEEQEQFEREIWKQKGIAYQKMGELEKAIECYDRALGIEEEKDKELPKNTRKVFFE, from the coding sequence ATGGTTGCGAAGTATGAGCGAAAGAAGGATTCTATCAATGCGACATTGAGCCCTTCTATCAAAAAAAGAGTAATTGAGCTTGTGGATAGTGAGGAGTATAGTAGTATGTCTGATGTGGTATCTCAGGCACTAAATATGTTATTTGCTGAGATAGATATGAAAAATCAAACAAATGACTACGCAAAGAAACATCAGACTGAAGAGCAAGAACAATTTGAAAGAGAAATATGGAAACAGAAGGGGATTGCATATCAAAAAATGGGAGAGTTAGAAAAAGCAATTGAATGTTATGATCGAGCTCTAGGGATAGAAGAAGAAAAAGATAAGGAATTGCCCAAAAATACAAGAAAAGTTTTTTTTGAATGA
- a CDS encoding C1 family peptidase — protein sequence MSNTFRPVQFFLCSNGESFGYVAARAVIEDNFLLILDEEGKEAERYNMLSPRFDSLEWLDIEKKLTYSRFSSSEDLKEYEKIYYGSQRYNTVRYQKLNGVTYDTMRPACLKCDLQDLCPGCPCSPFQSCESCTKDPKCQLCPQHPRYELDEGVRQ from the coding sequence ATGTCCAACACTTTCCGTCCTGTTCAGTTTTTCTTATGCTCTAATGGTGAATCATTCGGATACGTCGCAGCCCGCGCAGTAATAGAAGACAATTTCCTTTTGATCCTTGACGAAGAAGGCAAGGAAGCAGAAAGATATAATATGCTGTCTCCTCGCTTTGACTCTCTTGAATGGCTTGACATCGAAAAAAAACTTACATACTCAAGGTTCAGCAGCAGTGAAGATCTCAAAGAGTATGAAAAAATCTACTACGGAAGCCAGAGATACAATACCGTTCGGTACCAAAAACTAAACGGGGTAACCTATGATACTATGAGGCCAGCCTGCCTAAAATGTGATCTTCAAGACCTTTGTCCGGGCTGTCCCTGCTCTCCTTTCCAATCATGCGAATCATGCACAAAAGATCCTAAATGCCAATTATGCCCGCAGCATCCTAGATATGAACTAGATGAGGGGGTGAGACAGTGA
- a CDS encoding rolling circle replication-associated protein, translating into MISKTAKKPESTAEDSEIKTKSGKTYTKIENLNRASPERLQAILLLNRINYFGYYNKDTSTFIYTTNAKNEVDDFFQSYCTRVSSEKIVLTRAPDGDPVFSQDLIINYKTRFTDQARQQDNINGFRSSYRTLLKRHLKGVFLTLTAPYNPAKTLWGANKSILQAWGKMKDFFNSVLPNRCDWICVREFQKNGRLHFHILIGGTNWLASKKLLQYTWMKYGGGPILDIHSIHHEPGRGWLWSRSRPSEAEGQQPEDMLESYLEKSMSREGGALYWAMGCRNWTCSKSLLPKKETETVKSKNNNENLQKQEEITKQVKPSNKKYFLKGIISKITGFRASHRSDSVSLFSGSLTTKKRNSVSVSGTKIKEKEKPSISFRRATDLFMQG; encoded by the coding sequence ATGATAAGCAAAACGGCAAAAAAACCAGAATCCACAGCAGAAGACTCGGAAATAAAAACCAAAAGCGGCAAAACCTATACAAAAATCGAAAACTTAAACAGGGCTTCCCCTGAGCGATTGCAGGCAATATTATTATTAAATAGAATTAATTATTTTGGGTATTATAATAAAGACACATCTACCTTCATCTATACAACAAATGCAAAAAATGAAGTGGATGATTTTTTTCAATCTTATTGTACCCGAGTATCCTCTGAAAAAATAGTCTTAACCCGAGCTCCGGATGGTGACCCTGTATTCAGCCAGGACCTTATAATAAATTATAAAACTCGCTTTACCGATCAGGCCAGACAGCAAGACAACATAAACGGTTTTAGGAGCTCCTACAGAACCCTTCTAAAACGTCATCTGAAAGGGGTCTTCCTCACACTCACCGCCCCTTACAACCCGGCTAAAACTTTATGGGGGGCGAATAAATCCATACTCCAAGCATGGGGCAAAATGAAAGATTTCTTTAACTCAGTCCTTCCTAACAGGTGTGATTGGATCTGTGTACGCGAATTTCAAAAAAACGGCAGATTGCATTTTCATATCCTTATAGGCGGCACAAACTGGCTTGCCTCTAAAAAACTCCTACAGTATACATGGATGAAATATGGCGGGGGTCCTATACTTGACATCCATAGTATACATCACGAACCTGGTAGGGGCTGGCTCTGGTCTAGGTCTCGTCCATCAGAAGCCGAAGGCCAGCAGCCAGAAGACATGTTGGAAAGTTACCTCGAAAAATCAATGTCAAGAGAAGGGGGCGCCCTTTATTGGGCTATGGGCTGCAGAAACTGGACCTGCTCCAAATCCCTCTTGCCTAAAAAAGAAACCGAAACAGTAAAATCAAAAAACAACAACGAAAACCTTCAAAAACAGGAAGAAATAACTAAACAAGTAAAACCTTCAAATAAAAAATATTTCCTTAAAGGGATCATATCCAAAATAACCGGCTTCAGAGCCAGCCACAGAAGCGACTCTGTATCTCTCTTCTCTGGCTCTCTAACAACAAAAAAACGTAATAGTGTAAGTGTTTCAGGTACAAAAATTAAGGAAAAAGAAAAGCCCTCTATAAGCTTCAGACGGGCCACTGACCTATTCATGCAGGGGTAA
- a CDS encoding CopG family ribbon-helix-helix protein, translating into MSIVLGAKFPDTIVNKVDNYVSKGSYLSRSDAVRDLIRRGLVSKAREDQEGVSA; encoded by the coding sequence ATGAGTATTGTACTAGGAGCAAAATTCCCTGACACAATAGTAAATAAAGTGGATAATTACGTCTCAAAAGGTAGCTATCTATCAAGATCTGATGCAGTCCGTGATCTAATCAGGCGAGGGCTTGTAAGCAAAGCAAGAGAAGATCAAGAAGGTGTTTCAGCATGA
- a CDS encoding DUF6011 domain-containing protein, with the protein MQPLYTRCLRCKKHLKDHKSKSRGYGPTCWKKVLPTLPSCPPTTEIRSIENIFAVNAVYESLQARISSHSCPSCGALLDSAEVRSYDHEDGLNLRGFLQPQWVYVSCPHCRVDIALHKLTRDSCDDLCKHYRQVSIAEALRA; encoded by the coding sequence ATGCAGCCTCTCTATACTCGCTGCCTGCGCTGCAAAAAGCATCTAAAAGACCACAAGAGCAAAAGCCGGGGTTACGGTCCAACGTGTTGGAAAAAAGTGCTGCCCACTCTGCCCTCTTGCCCTCCTACAACAGAAATCCGGAGTATTGAAAATATCTTCGCGGTCAATGCTGTCTATGAATCTCTGCAGGCTCGTATCTCTTCTCATTCTTGCCCTTCCTGCGGGGCTCTCCTGGACTCTGCCGAGGTTCGCAGCTACGACCATGAGGACGGGCTGAACCTTCGCGGTTTCCTGCAGCCTCAATGGGTCTATGTGTCCTGCCCGCACTGCAGGGTAGATATTGCCTTGCACAAACTCACTCGGGATAGTTGCGATGATCTTTGCAAGCATTACCGGCAGGTTTCGATAGCTGAGGCTCTGAGAGCATAA
- a CDS encoding APC family permease, whose amino-acid sequence MSNNHTSTSDSQIDWQHAEECSRASCDLKELERAIDWKQGLAIALGVPLLILPSIGYFTGYVWAFSIAVWGLTIFLGFFQNLAFGELSTVFPKASGLPGYTQTVFGSSSNKNNKGKFKFGKFIGGFSAWSYWFGWSPVLAIYAILIGSYLKGLVPAFSAFPDTLLSLMVGAVIFGSLAVINSKGLKNGARAGYILAVISLIPLIVITVAPLLTGDFHLANITGSWFPTDWTWDLEHILILFGIFAMAEWSACAWETAAIYGPEYKNPNTDTPKALLVCGGICLVLYVLVQTSVIGTLGVEGVLSEPISPMLPIANLTLGTLGASIAIIMLVGAMLLIIQTAFLSSARSIYSMSVEGNLPEFLSKLNSHGHPMNAMIADALFNMCLILLGTPTAILAASAIGYICANGISLYTYVKVRNDPELSKLDRPFKAPKGWKSVAMVTAVLNIPFFLVGIIYLNSLELGWATTGVGFFVLCLYVPLWFYSQREVKRVAEAKEKKAAEKEVILSEIST is encoded by the coding sequence ATGAGCAACAACCATACTTCGACTTCTGATTCTCAGATCGACTGGCAGCATGCTGAAGAATGCAGCAGGGCAAGCTGTGACTTAAAAGAACTTGAGAGGGCAATCGATTGGAAACAGGGACTTGCAATAGCCCTCGGTGTTCCTTTACTTATCTTGCCTTCAATAGGCTATTTTACGGGTTATGTATGGGCTTTTTCAATAGCTGTCTGGGGCCTTACCATTTTCCTGGGCTTTTTCCAGAACCTGGCTTTCGGAGAGCTTTCAACTGTCTTTCCAAAGGCATCGGGTTTGCCAGGTTATACGCAGACCGTCTTTGGCTCAAGCTCTAACAAAAATAATAAAGGGAAATTTAAATTCGGAAAATTCATCGGCGGTTTCAGCGCTTGGAGCTACTGGTTCGGCTGGAGCCCCGTGCTTGCGATCTATGCAATCCTTATCGGAAGTTACCTTAAAGGTCTTGTTCCCGCTTTCTCCGCTTTTCCGGATACCCTGCTCTCTTTAATGGTCGGAGCAGTAATCTTCGGGTCTCTTGCAGTTATAAACTCTAAAGGGCTCAAAAACGGAGCAAGAGCCGGCTATATCCTGGCTGTGATATCTCTTATTCCTCTAATAGTCATCACGGTTGCACCTTTACTCACAGGGGACTTCCACCTGGCCAATATCACCGGCTCATGGTTCCCGACAGACTGGACCTGGGACCTGGAACATATCCTGATTCTCTTTGGGATTTTTGCAATGGCAGAATGGAGTGCCTGCGCCTGGGAAACAGCAGCTATCTATGGTCCTGAATATAAGAACCCGAATACTGACACTCCAAAAGCCCTTCTGGTCTGCGGAGGGATCTGCCTTGTACTCTATGTTCTTGTTCAGACTTCGGTTATCGGTACGCTCGGAGTTGAAGGTGTACTTTCCGAACCCATATCACCTATGCTTCCCATTGCCAACCTCACGCTTGGCACGTTAGGAGCTTCTATTGCAATTATCATGCTTGTAGGGGCGATGCTCCTTATTATCCAGACAGCTTTTCTTTCATCGGCAAGGTCGATATATTCAATGTCAGTTGAAGGCAACCTGCCTGAATTTCTGAGCAAACTTAACTCTCACGGACATCCGATGAATGCAATGATTGCAGATGCCCTTTTTAACATGTGCCTGATCCTGCTCGGGACTCCGACAGCAATTCTGGCAGCCTCTGCAATCGGATATATCTGCGCAAACGGGATAAGTCTCTATACCTACGTAAAGGTAAGAAACGACCCGGAACTCTCAAAACTTGACAGACCCTTTAAAGCCCCAAAAGGCTGGAAAAGTGTAGCAATGGTAACTGCAGTTTTGAATATCCCGTTCTTTCTTGTGGGTATAATTTACCTCAACAGCCTCGAACTTGGATGGGCTACAACCGGAGTCGGCTTTTTCGTGCTCTGTCTTTATGTCCCGCTGTGGTTCTACTCTCAGAGAGAGGTAAAAAGAGTTGCTGAGGCAAAAGAAAAAAAAGCTGCAGAAAAAGAGGTTATTTTATCCGAAATCTCTACATGA